From a region of the Panicum virgatum strain AP13 chromosome 2K, P.virgatum_v5, whole genome shotgun sequence genome:
- the LOC120695756 gene encoding GDSL esterase/lipase At5g45910-like: MMTSMARILLAALVALLLLVCPCHARPAPQHAAKVAAVGGVTAIYNFGDSLSDTGNLLREGGATGMLQHTTSLPYGSTIGGATGRCSDGYLMIDFLAKDLGLPLLSPYLDEGADFTHGANFAVAGATALDAAALSSRGVSVPHTNSSLAVQLQRFKDFMSATTRSPQEIRERLAQSLVLVGEIGGNDYNYAFSENRPAAGGAHNLYNFGRVATGVVEAVALVPEVVRSITGAARELLDMGAARVVIPGNLPLGCVPSYLAAANETDPAAYDADGCLVALNLFAQMHNVLLQQGIRELRRAYPGATVAYADYFYAYVRMLRDAGEAGFDEGARTRACCGAGGGAYNVDMDRMCGAPGTAVCARPDERISWDGVHLTQHAYRVMTDLLYHKGFASPAPVEFQRP; this comes from the coding sequence ATGATGACGTCCATGGCTCGCATCCTGCTCGCCGCGTTAGTGGCGTTGCTCCTCCTCGTCTGCCCGTGCCACGCACGGCCGGCGCCGCAGCACGCGGccaaggtggcggcggtgggcggcgtcACGGCCATCTACAACTTCGGCGACTCCCTGTCGGACACCGGGAACCTGCTCCGCGaaggcggcgccaccggcatgCTGCAGCACACCACGAGCCTTCCCTACGGCTCCACCATCGGCGGCGCCACGGGGCGGTGCTCCGACGGGTACCTCATGATAGACTTCCTCGCCAAGGATCTCGGCCTGCCGCTGCTCAGCCCGTACCTCGACGAGGGCGCCGACTTCACCCACGGCGCCAacttcgccgtcgccggcgccacggccctcgacgcggcggcgctctccAGCAGAGGGGTCTCGGTCCCCCACACCAACAGCTCCCTGGCCGTCCAGCTGCAGCGGTTCAAGGACTTCATGAGCGCCACCACGCGGTCCCCGCAGGAGATCCGCGAGAGGCTGGCCCAGTCGCTGGTCCTGGTCGGCGAGATCGGCGGCAACGACTACAACTACGCCTTCTCGGAGaacaggccggcggcgggcggcgcgcacAACCTCTACAACTTCGGCCGCGTGGCGAccggcgtggtggaggcggTGGCGTTGGTCCCGGAGGTGGTGCGGTCCATCACCGGCGCGGCCAGGGAGCTGCTGGACATGGGAGCGGCGCGGGTGGTGATCCCGGGCAACCTCCCGCTGGGGTGCGTGCCGAGCTACCTGGCCGCGGCGAACGAGACGGACCCGGCGGCGTACGACGCCGACGGCTGCCTCGTGGCGCTGAACCTGTTCGCCCAGATGCACAACGTGCTGCTGCAGCAGGGCATCCGGGAGCTGCGCCGGGCGTACCCGGGCGCCACGGTCGCCTACGCCGACTACTTCTACGCGTACGTGCGGATGCTGAGggacgccggcgaggcggggTTCGACGAGGGGGCGCGGACCAGGGCGtgctgcggcgccggcggtggcgcgtaCAACGTCGACATGGACCGGATGTGCGGCGCGCCGGGCACGGCGGTGTGCGCCAGGCCCGACGAGCGCATCAGCTGGGACGGCGTGCACCTGACGCAGCACGCCTACAGGGTCATGACCGACTTGCTCTACCACAAGGGGTTCGCGTCCCCAGCGCCGGTGGAGTTCCAGCGTCCTTGA